The proteins below are encoded in one region of Phycisphaerae bacterium:
- a CDS encoding GntR family transcriptional regulator, whose protein sequence is MADDQLTPETLNAAQPKNMAVAAKMREFLSQGRWAPGDQIPTARQLAQMFGVSLSPVLQALQILEKEGLLLRRARVGTFVAERRAKKDLLAFITATCDLEPYIHSLWGFEEEASRRGYHILFCNANRVPERLAQMANACIEQGAAGIAFTPPEGSFYMDWNRAFYKGVAEHGTPLVAITSQPFPEEDPAIISAAIPDGVWQGRRMAAHLIDQGHTHLAFLYGRWSCTIEDRKQGVIAEAKERGLPPVDVRSVSPEELLRTGEVYDVTAMLGDWLGQDPPITAVVCCSDYAARIVYEHASTLGMSIPEDIAVVGFDDSSFAPLLGDGGLTTIRVSYIEMGRSAAELLIAQINDPGRPPRILMSRGELVVRKSCRFLPSQVESDRR, encoded by the coding sequence ATGGCCGACGATCAACTTACTCCGGAGACGCTGAATGCCGCTCAACCCAAGAACATGGCCGTTGCCGCGAAGATGCGGGAGTTTCTCTCTCAGGGGCGTTGGGCCCCGGGCGACCAGATCCCGACCGCGCGGCAGCTTGCCCAGATGTTCGGCGTGAGCCTCTCGCCGGTCCTGCAGGCACTCCAGATCCTTGAGAAAGAAGGCCTGCTGCTTCGTCGGGCGCGGGTGGGCACCTTTGTCGCCGAGCGCCGGGCGAAGAAGGACTTGCTCGCATTCATCACCGCCACGTGCGATCTTGAGCCCTATATTCACTCGCTGTGGGGTTTCGAGGAGGAAGCAAGCCGGCGCGGGTATCACATCCTGTTCTGTAACGCCAATCGCGTTCCAGAGCGTCTTGCCCAGATGGCCAATGCCTGCATTGAGCAGGGAGCAGCGGGCATTGCCTTCACCCCGCCTGAGGGAAGCTTCTACATGGACTGGAATCGGGCTTTCTACAAGGGTGTCGCCGAGCATGGCACGCCCCTGGTCGCCATTACCAGTCAGCCCTTCCCTGAAGAGGATCCGGCGATCATCTCGGCCGCCATTCCTGACGGGGTCTGGCAGGGGCGGCGCATGGCCGCCCACCTGATCGACCAGGGCCACACCCATCTGGCTTTCCTGTACGGGCGATGGTCCTGCACGATCGAGGATCGCAAGCAGGGGGTAATCGCAGAAGCCAAGGAACGCGGTTTGCCGCCCGTCGATGTGCGCAGCGTCTCGCCCGAGGAGCTGCTGCGGACCGGCGAGGTTTATGACGTGACCGCCATGTTAGGCGACTGGCTGGGGCAGGATCCACCCATCACGGCGGTGGTGTGCTGCTCGGATTATGCCGCCAGAATCGTTTATGAGCACGCCAGCACGCTGGGCATGTCGATTCCCGAGGACATCGCGGTGGTGGGGTTCGACGACTCGTCGTTCGCCCCGCTGCTGGGGGACGGTGGTCTGACGACCATTCGCGTGTCGTACATTGAGATGGGCCGTTCCGCGGCGGAGCTGTTGATTGCCCAGATCAACGACCCAGGTCGGCCCCCTCGCATCCTGATGTCTCGCGGCGAGCTGGTGGTACGCAAGTCCTGTCGATTCCTTCCTTCCCAGGTGGAGAGCGATCGGAGATAG
- the icd gene encoding NADP-dependent isocitrate dehydrogenase, producing MALPTPLAGDPIRKSSSKLEVPDHPVIPFIAGDGTGPDIWRASQLVFDAAVAKAYGGKRKIAWHELLAGEEAYKRTQNWLPDETVEAFRTYLVGIKGPLTTPVGGGIRSLNVALRQLLDLYVCLRPVRYFKGVPSPVRNPELVNMVIFRENTEDIYAGIEFQAGTPDAEKFAKWLQEVFPDRFRKIRFPATAGYGIKPVSAEGTKRLVKAAIDYAIADRRKSVTLVHKGNIMKFTEGSFRDWGYELAKEAYGATPLDGGPWCRLPADKGSVLIKDVIADAFLQQILTRPAEYDVIATPNLNGDYISDALAAQVGGIGIAPGGNINYDSGHAIFEATHGTAPKYAGKDQVNPGSLILSGEMMLRYMGWTEAADLILKGMDGAISARTVTYDFHRLMVNEGVDAKLLKCSEFGQAVVEHMGEV from the coding sequence ATGGCATTGCCCACACCTCTTGCCGGCGATCCGATCCGCAAATCCAGCTCCAAGCTGGAAGTGCCGGATCATCCGGTCATCCCGTTTATCGCCGGAGACGGCACCGGCCCGGACATCTGGCGGGCCTCGCAATTGGTGTTCGATGCCGCCGTTGCCAAGGCCTACGGCGGCAAGCGAAAGATTGCCTGGCACGAGCTTCTGGCCGGGGAGGAGGCATATAAGCGAACGCAGAACTGGCTACCCGATGAGACAGTCGAGGCTTTCAGAACCTATCTGGTGGGCATCAAAGGCCCGCTGACCACGCCGGTCGGCGGGGGCATTCGTTCTCTCAACGTCGCCCTGCGGCAGTTGCTCGATCTGTACGTATGCTTGCGGCCGGTGCGTTACTTCAAAGGTGTGCCCTCGCCGGTCCGCAACCCCGAACTCGTGAATATGGTGATCTTTCGCGAGAACACAGAGGACATCTATGCGGGCATCGAATTCCAGGCGGGCACACCCGATGCCGAGAAGTTCGCCAAGTGGTTGCAGGAGGTCTTTCCCGACCGGTTCAGGAAGATTCGTTTTCCGGCTACGGCCGGCTACGGCATCAAACCGGTCAGCGCCGAGGGTACCAAGCGTCTGGTCAAGGCGGCCATCGACTACGCAATTGCAGACCGGCGCAAAAGCGTGACCCTCGTCCACAAGGGAAACATCATGAAGTTCACCGAGGGGAGCTTCAGGGACTGGGGTTACGAGCTGGCCAAGGAGGCGTACGGCGCAACGCCCCTGGACGGCGGACCTTGGTGCCGGCTGCCGGCGGACAAGGGCAGCGTTCTGATCAAGGATGTGATTGCCGACGCGTTCCTGCAGCAGATCCTGACGCGGCCGGCGGAGTACGATGTGATCGCAACGCCCAACCTCAATGGCGATTACATCTCGGATGCCCTAGCCGCTCAGGTCGGTGGGATCGGTATCGCCCCCGGCGGCAATATCAACTATGACTCAGGCCACGCCATCTTCGAGGCCACCCACGGTACGGCGCCCAAGTACGCGGGTAAGGACCAGGTCAACCCCGGCAGCCTCATTCTGTCGGGCGAGATGATGCTGCGGTACATGGGCTGGACGGAGGCGGCCGATCTGATACTCAAGGGTATGGACGGCGCCATCTCCGCTCGCACCGTCACTTACGATTTCCATCGCCTGATGGTCAATGAAGGCGTCGACGCCAAGCTGCTCAAATGCAGTGAATTCGGCCAGGCGGTGGTTGAGCACATGGGGGAGGTCTGA
- a CDS encoding PEP-CTERM sorting domain-containing protein — protein sequence MLRLFAVVDLVAVLVVPAVGAYQYDFTLDQSRSNITITLPIFAGGATATSPLSGTYSMMLDSPSGTYNTRDWNVQASLKTISATNTAQMILISVPYNIYVQVDPGDFRAMDWNQNKGAIPSTTLAGGPNISSGDLSTDILLSIYNEVTHSYVTRNGAAGEWFMMNWTLQVSDDDWLGVAGTGDVESCVTATYYDQNLIKYVTKLYGRGTLIPEPATLALLGLGGLALLCRRPV from the coding sequence ATGCTAAGACTCTTTGCAGTGGTAGATCTCGTCGCCGTGCTCGTCGTGCCCGCAGTCGGGGCATACCAGTACGATTTCACCCTTGACCAGAGCAGGTCGAACATCACGATCACGCTTCCGATCTTTGCCGGCGGCGCGACCGCGACCAGTCCGCTGAGCGGGACGTACAGCATGATGCTGGATTCCCCGTCCGGCACGTACAACACCCGGGACTGGAACGTACAGGCCAGTCTGAAGACCATCAGTGCCACGAACACGGCTCAGATGATCTTGATCTCCGTGCCCTACAACATCTACGTCCAGGTTGATCCGGGCGACTTCCGCGCCATGGACTGGAATCAGAATAAGGGGGCCATCCCGAGCACGACACTTGCGGGTGGGCCCAACATCTCGAGTGGCGACCTGAGTACTGATATCCTGCTCTCGATCTACAATGAGGTCACTCACAGTTATGTCACCAGGAACGGGGCCGCGGGTGAATGGTTCATGATGAACTGGACCCTCCAGGTTTCCGACGACGACTGGCTGGGAGTGGCAGGCACGGGCGACGTGGAGTCGTGCGTGACCGCGACTTACTACGATCAGAACCTCATCAAGTACGTCACCAAGCTGTACGGCCGGGGCACGCTGATCCCCGAACCGGCCACTTTGGCTCTGCTCGGGCTCGGTGGCTTGGCGCTGCTCTGCCGCCGGCCGGTGTGA
- a CDS encoding DegT/DnrJ/EryC1/StrS family aminotransferase, with protein MEIALSRPDITQAERDAVLEVLQTPNLSLGPKLPEFERVFAEYVGSRYAVAVNSGTSALHLCIRAIGLKPGDEVITTPFSFIASSNCILFEGGKPVFVDIHPETWNIDPDLIEAAITPRTRAILPVDVFGHIADMPRIRQIADKYGLRVIEDSCEALGAALNGKKAGTFGDAGTFGFYPNKQMTTGEGGMIVTDDGQIRDLAVSMRSQGRGSGGGWLAHERLGYNYRLSDINCALGIAQMKRVDEILSHRLNSANYYLVRLSDEKRISMQKALPGSQVSWFVMVVRLNDDYSAEDRDQILVRLRQQGIGCSNYFPAIHLQPFYAREFGYKRGQFPICEALCDRTVALPFHGLLREEEVDIACEAFRRLL; from the coding sequence ATGGAAATCGCCTTATCGCGGCCGGACATCACTCAAGCGGAACGTGACGCTGTGCTCGAAGTACTCCAGACACCCAATTTGTCGCTTGGTCCCAAGCTGCCCGAATTCGAGAGGGTATTCGCCGAATACGTCGGCAGTCGGTATGCCGTCGCGGTCAACAGCGGCACGAGCGCACTGCACCTGTGCATCCGTGCGATCGGCCTCAAGCCCGGCGACGAAGTCATTACCACGCCCTTCTCGTTTATTGCCTCCTCGAACTGCATCCTTTTCGAAGGCGGCAAACCGGTCTTCGTTGACATCCATCCGGAAACCTGGAACATCGATCCGGACCTGATCGAAGCCGCGATCACGCCTCGAACCCGTGCGATCCTTCCCGTAGACGTGTTCGGTCACATTGCCGACATGCCGAGAATCCGCCAGATCGCCGACAAATACGGCCTCCGCGTGATCGAGGACTCTTGCGAGGCTCTCGGGGCCGCGCTCAATGGCAAGAAAGCGGGAACGTTCGGCGATGCCGGCACCTTCGGGTTCTATCCGAATAAGCAGATGACAACAGGCGAGGGCGGGATGATCGTGACCGACGACGGGCAAATCCGCGATTTGGCGGTTTCGATGAGGAGCCAGGGACGCGGGTCGGGTGGCGGATGGCTCGCACATGAGCGATTGGGTTACAACTACCGCCTGAGTGACATCAATTGTGCGCTGGGAATTGCCCAGATGAAACGCGTAGACGAAATACTGTCCCACAGACTCAATTCCGCCAACTACTACTTGGTCCGGTTGAGCGACGAAAAGCGGATTTCGATGCAGAAGGCATTGCCTGGAAGCCAAGTCAGTTGGTTTGTCATGGTCGTTCGTCTCAACGACGACTACTCTGCGGAAGATCGTGATCAGATCCTGGTCAGACTTCGCCAGCAGGGCATTGGATGCAGCAACTATTTCCCGGCAATACACTTACAGCCGTTTTACGCCCGCGAATTCGGATACAAGCGCGGGCAGTTTCCCATCTGTGAAGCCCTATGCGACCGCACGGTGGCCCTGCCTTTCCACGGTTTGCTCCGCGAAGAAGAGGTTGACATCGCCTGCGAGGCCTTCCGCCGGTTGCTGTAA
- a CDS encoding DnaJ domain-containing protein, with protein MAKDYYVVLGLTVDATPAQIKQAYRRKALELHPDHYGPDVEPFLEVQEAYAVLSDPRRRDAYDRSVQQARRIKVRSAAAPDIIGPRRPPAEPLVPQQAPLDWGDVPIPESSWAFFRSFDEIFSRLWFDFTE; from the coding sequence ATGGCGAAGGACTACTACGTCGTCCTGGGGCTTACCGTCGATGCAACGCCGGCACAGATCAAGCAGGCGTATCGTCGAAAGGCGCTGGAGCTACACCCGGATCACTACGGGCCGGATGTGGAGCCGTTCCTGGAGGTGCAAGAGGCGTACGCCGTCCTGAGCGATCCTCGACGGCGTGACGCCTACGATCGTTCCGTGCAACAGGCTCGTCGGATAAAGGTGCGGTCCGCCGCGGCACCCGATATCATCGGGCCGCGACGGCCGCCGGCGGAGCCGCTCGTGCCCCAGCAAGCACCGCTGGATTGGGGTGACGTTCCGATTCCGGAGTCGTCGTGGGCGTTTTTCCGGTCGTTCGATGAGATCTTCAGTCGTCTCTGGTTCGACTTTACGGAATAG
- a CDS encoding nucleotide sugar dehydrogenase — protein MLESRLLSKINRKQARVGILGMGYVGLPLARSFCGVGMPTVGFDIDPRKIKMLNAGRSYIKHIPDQAVSAMRSSKRFEATTNPKVLRGCDALIICVPTPLSKTRDPDMTYVIKTTETIATQLRRGHLVSLESTTYPGTSKEVLKPILEKTGLKAGKDFYLAFSPEREDPGRKDFTTETITKLVGGHDPASLRVAVALYRQAIKNIVPVSSCEVAEAAKILENVYRCVNIAMVNELKMLFHRMGIDVWEVIEAAKTKPFGFQAFYPGPGLGGHCIPIDPFYLTWKARQFGVTTRFIELAGEINTAMPEYVVEHTARALNERAKALKGSKILVLGLAYKKNIDDIRESPSIELIEIFKKRGCKVDYNDPYIPTTHKQREHDLKMKSVPLTAANIRKYDCVVISTDHDCYDYGMIVRNAKVVVDTRNACARVKGPKKNVYKA, from the coding sequence ATGCTTGAAAGCAGACTGCTGAGCAAGATCAACCGCAAACAAGCCCGTGTCGGCATTCTGGGGATGGGCTATGTGGGCTTGCCGCTGGCCAGGAGTTTTTGCGGCGTGGGAATGCCGACGGTGGGTTTTGACATTGATCCGAGGAAGATCAAAATGCTCAACGCCGGAAGGAGCTATATCAAGCATATCCCCGACCAAGCCGTATCGGCGATGAGATCGTCGAAGCGTTTTGAGGCTACCACGAATCCCAAGGTGCTGCGGGGGTGTGACGCCCTGATCATCTGCGTCCCCACGCCGTTGTCCAAGACGCGCGATCCGGACATGACTTACGTGATCAAGACCACGGAAACGATTGCGACCCAGCTTCGGCGAGGCCACCTGGTCTCGCTGGAGAGCACCACTTATCCCGGCACGTCAAAAGAGGTGCTCAAGCCGATCCTCGAAAAGACCGGCCTGAAGGCTGGAAAGGATTTCTATCTTGCTTTCTCTCCCGAGCGCGAGGATCCGGGCCGCAAGGACTTCACCACCGAGACAATCACCAAACTGGTTGGCGGCCACGATCCGGCCAGCCTCAGGGTTGCTGTCGCCCTTTACCGTCAGGCCATCAAGAACATCGTTCCGGTTTCGAGTTGCGAGGTCGCTGAGGCCGCCAAGATCCTGGAGAACGTCTATCGGTGCGTGAACATCGCCATGGTCAACGAGCTCAAAATGCTCTTTCATCGCATGGGCATCGACGTGTGGGAGGTGATCGAGGCGGCCAAAACCAAGCCGTTCGGTTTCCAGGCGTTTTATCCTGGACCGGGCCTCGGCGGGCACTGCATTCCCATCGACCCGTTTTACCTCACCTGGAAAGCCCGCCAGTTCGGAGTGACCACCCGCTTCATCGAGCTGGCCGGCGAGATCAACACCGCGATGCCGGAGTACGTGGTGGAACATACGGCCAGGGCTCTCAATGAACGGGCCAAAGCACTCAAGGGGTCGAAAATCCTCGTGCTTGGTCTGGCGTACAAGAAGAACATCGACGACATCCGCGAATCGCCCTCGATCGAGCTGATCGAGATCTTCAAGAAACGCGGCTGCAAGGTCGACTATAACGACCCGTACATCCCAACCACCCACAAGCAGCGAGAGCACGATCTCAAAATGAAATCAGTGCCTTTGACGGCGGCCAACATCCGGAAGTACGACTGCGTGGTCATCTCTACCGATCACGATTGCTACGACTACGGCATGATCGTTCGAAACGCGAAGGTGGTGGTCGACACCCGCAACGCATGCGCCCGCGTCAAGGGACCAAAGAAGAACGTGTACAAGGCCTGA
- a CDS encoding Hsp20/alpha crystallin family protein, whose translation MFAGTMNPFAVMNELRREVERIFEGYGFPFNGGWTSRLTAFPALNIWEDGEALYAEAEVPGVSENDIEIYAVGNELTIKGTRKPRESEGASYHRRERGTGEFTRVVTLPAEVNAEKVQATLKDGVLTVTLPKVDEAKPRKIAVKTS comes from the coding sequence ATGTTTGCAGGAACGATGAATCCTTTTGCAGTCATGAATGAGTTGCGGAGGGAGGTGGAGCGGATCTTCGAAGGGTATGGTTTTCCGTTCAACGGCGGCTGGACAAGCCGGCTGACCGCGTTTCCAGCTCTCAACATCTGGGAAGACGGCGAGGCCCTGTACGCGGAGGCGGAGGTTCCCGGAGTGAGCGAGAACGACATCGAGATTTACGCAGTCGGCAACGAGCTGACCATTAAGGGAACGCGCAAGCCCCGGGAAAGCGAGGGCGCCTCTTATCATCGAAGGGAGCGCGGCACCGGCGAGTTCACCCGCGTGGTTACGCTTCCTGCCGAGGTGAATGCGGAGAAGGTCCAGGCGACATTGAAGGACGGCGTGCTGACCGTCACTTTGCCGAAGGTGGACGAGGCGAAACCCAGGAAGATCGCCGTCAAGACGAGTTAA
- a CDS encoding Hsp20/alpha crystallin family protein gives MSTALTVKKEQDKLAQVERARDRRTYMPNVDIIETSDEFLVLADMPGVAPDAIDIQYEQGVLTINGRVDPRQDEDKTNYLLHEYGVGDFYRSFRLGEGIETDKIEARLKDGVMELHLPKSEACKPRKITVKAS, from the coding sequence ATGAGCACCGCTTTGACAGTCAAGAAAGAGCAAGACAAGCTTGCCCAAGTCGAACGGGCACGCGATCGTCGCACGTATATGCCGAACGTGGACATTATTGAGACGTCGGACGAGTTCCTTGTTCTGGCGGATATGCCGGGCGTTGCTCCGGATGCGATCGACATCCAGTACGAGCAGGGCGTTCTGACCATTAACGGCAGGGTTGATCCCCGGCAGGACGAGGATAAGACGAACTACCTGCTTCATGAGTACGGAGTGGGTGACTTTTATCGTTCCTTCCGGCTTGGCGAAGGCATCGAGACCGACAAGATCGAGGCACGGCTCAAGGATGGAGTGATGGAGCTGCATCTGCCTAAGAGCGAGGCCTGCAAGCCCAGGAAGATCACGGTCAAGGCGTCGTGA
- a CDS encoding PmoA family protein translates to MVNKMMGIAWIAAIVAGMGLTASTARADKVTITVGDKDIPAGPMWFKPAKPLDPQQYYYLSGKDADLLVQIDKEDRVWWWQNKPLKAGQTYTWELLVAGTGVNPEPGGLPARVRKAGDEQVDIKISGKPFTTLVFKKSDPKVYLYPVIGPTGEPMTRDFPMKDNPAEKEAKRQDHPHHRSLWCAHGDIRTEDMTKPGSNYWNEVKDAPIEKVPHQVLTKIVGQASGPVFGQVIAEIDWINEKGEKDFSEQRSYMFLAGEDLRIIDVRSVFKFDQKDVTFGDTKEGGIVSVRTAITIDEKGGGKRYNSAGKSGEDTWGQPAEWCDYVGKVNDKVVGIAIMDHPKNYGHPTHWHIRDYGLYTANPFGLKDFTKDAAKDGSHTWKKGESVEFNYRILLHQGDTQAAGIADQWRLYSDPPKFTVTEK, encoded by the coding sequence ATGGTAAACAAGATGATGGGAATTGCGTGGATCGCCGCGATTGTTGCAGGAATGGGCCTGACAGCCTCAACAGCACGCGCGGACAAGGTGACGATCACCGTCGGCGACAAGGATATTCCCGCCGGCCCGATGTGGTTCAAGCCGGCCAAGCCCCTGGACCCGCAGCAGTACTACTATCTTTCCGGTAAGGACGCCGATCTGCTCGTGCAAATCGACAAGGAAGATCGGGTATGGTGGTGGCAGAACAAGCCGCTCAAGGCCGGGCAGACGTACACGTGGGAACTCCTCGTGGCCGGCACGGGCGTCAACCCGGAACCGGGCGGCCTCCCCGCCCGCGTCCGCAAAGCCGGCGACGAACAGGTGGACATCAAGATCTCCGGCAAGCCCTTCACCACCCTGGTATTCAAGAAGAGTGATCCCAAGGTTTACCTGTATCCGGTCATCGGCCCGACGGGCGAGCCGATGACGCGCGATTTCCCCATGAAGGACAACCCTGCGGAAAAAGAAGCCAAGCGCCAGGACCACCCCCACCACCGCTCATTGTGGTGCGCCCACGGCGACATCCGCACGGAAGACATGACCAAGCCGGGATCCAACTACTGGAATGAAGTCAAGGATGCGCCGATCGAGAAAGTGCCGCACCAGGTTCTCACCAAGATCGTCGGCCAGGCCAGCGGGCCGGTATTCGGTCAGGTTATCGCCGAAATCGACTGGATCAACGAGAAGGGCGAGAAGGACTTCTCCGAACAGCGATCGTACATGTTTCTCGCCGGTGAGGATCTTCGCATCATCGACGTCAGGAGCGTCTTTAAGTTCGACCAGAAGGACGTTACCTTCGGCGACACCAAGGAAGGCGGCATCGTGTCCGTACGGACGGCCATCACCATTGACGAAAAGGGCGGCGGCAAGCGGTACAACAGCGCCGGCAAGAGCGGCGAAGACACCTGGGGCCAACCCGCCGAGTGGTGCGACTACGTCGGAAAGGTTAATGACAAGGTGGTGGGCATCGCAATCATGGACCATCCGAAGAATTACGGGCATCCGACGCACTGGCATATTCGCGACTATGGTCTGTACACCGCCAACCCGTTCGGCCTGAAGGACTTCACCAAGGATGCCGCCAAGGACGGTTCACATACCTGGAAGAAGGGCGAGTCGGTCGAGTTTAACTACCGGATCCTTTTGCATCAGGGTGACACGCAAGCCGCCGGCATCGCCGATCAGTGGAGACTCTACAGCGACCCGCCGAAGTTCACGGTCACGGAGAAGTGA
- a CDS encoding Hsp20/alpha crystallin family protein has product MNLIPWRNKREARNGSRTEAPPLARLRSEMDQLFERFWRDPWSTSLADLMPAGVGVGLRLNLAESENDVTLTAELPGVDPKDVEISVSDNMLTISGEKKQEKEEKKRNYHYVERSFGSFRRSIQLPSSVDPNKVDATYRNGVLTVTLQKRPDAKPKRIAVKSG; this is encoded by the coding sequence ATGAACCTGATACCTTGGCGAAACAAGCGTGAAGCCAGAAACGGTTCGAGGACCGAAGCGCCCCCACTGGCTCGTTTGCGAAGTGAGATGGACCAGCTCTTTGAGCGGTTCTGGCGGGATCCATGGAGCACCAGCCTCGCCGACCTGATGCCGGCCGGTGTCGGCGTGGGGTTGCGGCTGAATCTGGCCGAGTCTGAGAATGACGTGACCCTGACGGCCGAACTGCCGGGCGTCGATCCCAAGGACGTGGAGATCAGCGTCAGCGACAACATGCTGACGATCAGCGGTGAGAAGAAACAGGAGAAGGAGGAAAAGAAGCGCAACTATCACTACGTGGAACGCAGCTTCGGCAGCTTCCGTCGCAGCATTCAACTGCCGAGTTCGGTTGATCCGAACAAGGTTGACGCGACTTACAGGAACGGGGTCCTGACCGTGACTCTTCAGAAACGGCCGGACGCGAAGCCCAAGCGGATTGCCGTAAAGAGCGGCTGA
- a CDS encoding FtsW/RodA/SpoVE family cell cycle protein — MSSLFSTRGGWIILLPVLPLLVAGVLTIQATNASDQPGRLADETVKQIAYGAAGIGCMILIVTIGYLRIGRFSYILFGISILVLACLVIDRWFDLPFVPVKRNTRRWLQVGGLQVQPSEMMKVAYVLGLAWYLRYRSNYRTLLGLVPPFMLALVPMGLIKLQPDLGTLLLFLPVLFVVLYAAGAKGKHLAAVIVMGLLCSPLFWTKIEPYQQLRITSVMLQNRAVRDYLSKPMPSRPDLPTRWEYFRPKEFSQSRWMLELANWENVTGYQLTRSKIALGSGGLFGQGSGRGVFVQYDFLPERHNDFIFAMIGHQWGIIGGVLTLLCYGLIVVFGYEIAVLTREPFGRLVAVGLTTMLAFQAITNICMAIGLGPVTGVPLPFVSAGGSSLVINFMALGLIISVARDRPLLFTNRPFEFETEEEED; from the coding sequence ATGAGTTCGCTCTTCAGCACTCGCGGAGGCTGGATCATCCTGCTGCCGGTCCTGCCGCTGCTCGTGGCGGGGGTGTTAACCATCCAGGCCACCAACGCGTCCGACCAGCCCGGCCGACTGGCGGATGAGACGGTCAAACAGATTGCCTACGGCGCGGCCGGCATCGGCTGCATGATCCTCATCGTTACCATCGGATACCTGAGGATCGGGAGGTTTTCCTACATCCTGTTTGGAATCAGCATCCTGGTGCTCGCTTGCCTGGTCATCGACCGGTGGTTTGACCTTCCTTTCGTGCCCGTGAAACGAAACACCCGCCGCTGGCTCCAGGTGGGCGGCCTCCAGGTTCAGCCGTCGGAAATGATGAAAGTCGCGTATGTGTTGGGGTTGGCGTGGTACTTGCGGTATCGCAGCAACTACCGGACGCTTCTGGGATTAGTGCCGCCGTTCATGCTCGCGCTGGTGCCGATGGGTCTGATCAAGCTGCAGCCCGATTTGGGGACCCTGTTGCTGTTCCTGCCGGTCCTGTTTGTGGTGCTCTACGCCGCGGGCGCCAAGGGCAAGCACCTCGCTGCAGTCATCGTCATGGGCTTGCTGTGCTCTCCGCTGTTCTGGACGAAGATCGAGCCCTACCAGCAATTGCGAATTACCAGCGTGATGCTCCAGAACAGGGCTGTGCGCGATTATCTGAGCAAGCCGATGCCGTCCCGGCCCGACTTGCCCACCCGATGGGAATACTTTCGGCCCAAGGAGTTCTCACAAAGCCGCTGGATGCTGGAGCTGGCCAACTGGGAAAATGTGACTGGGTACCAACTTACCCGGAGCAAAATCGCCCTTGGCAGCGGCGGCTTGTTCGGGCAAGGCTCCGGACGAGGGGTCTTCGTCCAATACGACTTTCTGCCCGAGAGGCACAACGATTTCATATTCGCGATGATCGGTCACCAATGGGGTATCATTGGGGGTGTACTGACACTTTTGTGCTACGGCCTGATCGTTGTTTTTGGATACGAGATCGCCGTTTTGACCCGCGAGCCGTTTGGCCGTCTGGTGGCCGTGGGTCTGACGACGATGCTGGCCTTCCAGGCGATCACCAACATCTGCATGGCAATTGGGCTGGGGCCGGTAACTGGCGTTCCCCTTCCGTTTGTCAGTGCGGGCGGCAGCAGCCTGGTCATCAACTTCATGGCTCTCGGATTGATCATCAGCGTGGCACGCGACCGTCCTCTTCTGTTTACCAACCGGCCGTTTGAATTCGAAACCGAGGAAGAGGAGGATTAA